The nucleotide sequence GATGGCAACATCAACGAAGAGTCTGTTTCATTTATAAAAAAGACCCTAGGCATGGACCAGTCCGCAGCACACAGCTTGCGCGTTGCGGAGGAGTTCTTGATGCGGAACATAACTGAAGAATCAAGCAAGTTGGAGAAAGACTGTTTTCTGATAGCGTTCGTGATCTTTGTAATGGGTCATCTCCTAGATCCTTCGTCGAAACATGACTACAAGAGCATCAATTCCTGGGGCGCCATTGCTAATACCGAAGAGATAGCCCAGTTCAATTGGTGCGAGTATGTGTTGCAAGCCTTGCTTGATGCGGTCACAAAACTGAAGGTTGATATGGATAATGGCGTCACGACAGCAAACCTTACTGGATGCCATCTTTTCCTTCAGGTAATGACAATCATTTCACCCCTTTTTCCACCATCAAGTCAAACCAACTATGATGGTACTATAAGCAAAATCCTTCATCTCAATACTGATCATGATTTGTTATCAAcctttttattatgtggcccaggTGTTCCTTCTTGATAACCTTGACTTGGGGATATTCAACCTGAAACATGATGTTTTCCCTTGGGTCAAAATGTTCGACCAGGACACCTTGCGGCGCATGACTATAATGGCGTCCGACGCTGGAGTACCTGAGCCGTCGTTCGCGTCATCAATGGTAATATATCTGTGAATAAACCACTGTCGTTAGCCATTGATGAGCCCCCACCGCACACCCAACTGAACaaccttttatttttctttgtctCATGTTTTAACATTTGCAGTTGAGAGATGCAGCGACCGTATGCTACTCCCAGAGCGTTCAGACTGACAAGCCCCGCACCGACAACCCGCCATTGTCTCGAACCTGGTCCCCTCTCCCGCCATGCGCGCACCGGCACCTCCCTTACTGTACCGAAGGACAGTGTAGTCAATCGCCCATCTCCAATGGTCGCAGTTGCCAAGAAGACCACGCCCCCAAGGCAAATGACCGCTGTTGACTACTCGAACTATATCACAAATCGATACCCAACTATGGTATTGAGCTCGCACTCTGTTTTTTCTTAGTATTGTCTTCACCTTCCTGTCATTCTGGTTTCCATAACTGAACCTAACTCGCATCTCCTATTGCAGTCATCCCAAACGATAGCGGTTCTTCTCCGTGAACAGAATGCACGGGCGGTGCGCCATCTTACCACGGCTTCTGGATGCACATGCTGCACTGCTAGGGGTTTTTCTGATTGCCCTGTTAGACCGCAGACGCTAGACGAGGAAAGCGCATCATGCCGCGAAAAACGCAAGTTTGCTCTTCCTGGAGCCACGCACAGTGCACAAGCTTCATACCACACTCCAAAGTATCGCAAACTTAGCGGTCTCAAGTTGGACCTCTCCGACTGCGAAGGTTTTTTTAAATCCTGCGATAATTATCCATGCCAAATTTATTTTTCTGTTCTATATGTTGCTAAAGCAATTTCCTCTGTTATTGCCCTTTCTCCCCTACAGTTGAAAGTCCACCACAGAGAAGCGGCGTGCGAAAAGGCAGCATGCAAACCGAGCCAACACGCAAACCCGGCCATCATGTGGCCACATCAAGCCACAACAAGGACAAACATCATGGAAGAAGCGACGCCATATGCAACGCCATACAACAGTATGCCATATGCATAGCTGAAGCAGTTAAGGACATATACGTCGATAGTATTCAAGAAAACCAGACAGGCGTTTTCTTTTCCATCTCCACCGCCGAGCTACCCAAACGGAAATACGTATCATCAAGGAGCTATGCAGGGAATCCATGGTTTAAAGGTCGCCCAGTCGTGCCTCCTAAAACTGATATAGCCGACTTGCTGGAAGCCTATCTGCCATCGCTGCCCGACAATCAGCTGGCACAGTGAGTTTTTTCTTTTCAATAGATGTTCTAATGCTGATATATCACACGCCTCCGTCCAAACACCAGAGTTCTAACTTTAACTTATGCTACTGTCTGTAACAGAAACTGGATAGTTCATGGTACCCCCCGGGAGATTAGAATCAGAGGTGTCGAAATCCAACTACAGATCATCAGCAATAGCATGCTCAATCACGAGCTTGGTTCCATCCTTATACATCAACTAATGCAGATGGACAGTGAAGCTAATTTGGATACACCTTGCCTAACACACCGCCACATCCTCGAATGTGATTTCTCGATACGAATGCACCATGCTAGCAATGTCTTCGGTTCATTTCTCATTTCTCTGCGCAGCCCATTTTGTTTCGCCACCTGCATTAATCATAATGGCCTCCTCAATTGTTTTAATTGTTCCTTCTTTGCAGACCTTAGCCCTTGCCGAAAATTCAAGTATTTCTAGGTTTTTAGAGATCTAGAATCAGTTTATTGGTCCGGTTGTGCAGCACGCAGTAGAGGCATGCCAACTAGTAATGTTTTTTACCCCACCAATACTTTTGAGCAAACCCTTTCTCCCCCTGTGACACAAATGGCACGACTAGAGCTCACAAATTGTGTCTCCGAAAACAAAAAAACTTTAGTTTTACATCCCAGCAATACTTCGAGAGGGGTGGGCTCTCTACATGTGGGACATGCTCCAAAGGGTGATCCACATCATCGCTCCCTCTGTTGGTGGCGGGGTATGGAATGCTGAGCAGAAGGAGCGGCACGAGCTCATAGCGTCCCGGCTCCATGATGCTTTGTTCCAATGCTTGGAAGACTTCTTCGCAGTGTGGCCTACGCCAAAAGAAAATTGGTCAACTAAGTTTCCTCAACTCTTTGACACTGCATTCACTAGGTATGCTCGCTGTCAACCTAGGTTCACAAGTTTTATAGAATTTGAGGACATTATTTCCTTGTTGCTATCTCGTTCTAATACTTGCTTCTCCTTTTCATAATACGTGTTAGGGAGGAAACCGGGTACTGTGTTATGCATACCATCAGGTACCACGACGGAGATAAATTACGAGTCCCCATAACAAGGGCGTGTAACCTTTTTGAATTTTCTTACCTCAATTTCATACTTGATGCCCGACATACGTCTTCACTCTTTAGTGATAACATTCTCCGACCGTTTTACCTTGTAGGACACCCTTAAGACCACTAAGCTATGTGCGCTGCAAGATGCAATGAAGCTGCAGGGGAACCAATCTTCACTCCCAGCTGACGCAATATGGTCAGTGTTCGCTCCTTCTGGGGATTTCGATGACAACACGTCTCAGTAGCTGCAACCCATGTCTATTGGACATGGTTTTCCTTTTTTCGTTCAATGACTCATTTCTGGCCATGGAACACGAGACCTTCTGTGCTACTCTTAGTATTTGAGTCTTAATCAAACCGCTCAGCGAACACCAAGACCTTTTTTCCACAAGCGGGCTGCATGTTTGAGACTTGCTATTTTGGTTTTAACTATTCCATTTTGTTCCACCATGATTCCTCTGTTTTCTTGCGGCTAACACACCAGTGGATCTTTTTACTTGTACTAGCCCTACTAACGCACAAGAGGACACCCGAGGATCCTCCTTTCTAGCTTTTTGCATGTCCATTCAAATTACCCAAAACAAACCGCACCCTAGACCAGATTAAAAAAACTTAGCACAGGACATACTTCCATAGAGGTATCCGTACCGAAGTTCACATAGTTGATACTAGCATAGTTACGAGCCAAACTATCTACATGCCTAGGGGCACGCCCAGATTACGACACCAACTTGTTTAACTTCTTACATAAATAAACCTCTCGGNNNNNNNNNNNNNNNNNNNNNNNNNNNNNNNNNNNNNNNNNNNNNNNNNNNNNNNNNNNNNNNNNNNNNNNNNNNNNNNNNNNNNNNNNNNNNNNNNNNNNNNNNNNNNNNNNNNNNNNNNNNNNNNNNNNNNNNNNNNNNNNNNNNNNNNNNNNNNNNNNNNNNNNNNNNNNNNNNNNNNNNNNNNNNNNNNNNNNNNNNNNNNNNNNNNNNNNNNNNNNNNNNNNNNNNNNNNNNNNNNNNNNNNNNNNNNNNNNNNNNNNNNNNNNNNNNNNNNNNNNNNNNNNNNNNNNNNNNNNNNNNNNNCACTGACTCCATCACAATTCTCAAACCAAAAAGTAAGTCTGCCCTCGAAACCAACCTCAGCGAGCATCTTAAACTCAAATCCCTGAGGCCGAAGAGGATTTTAGACAATTCTGCTTGTCCTCACTATCTTCATCCTCATTCTACAGCCCAAAAGTTCGTCCTCCCACGCCCATCCCCTCATCGCTACTCGGTGTTGACCTTCATGCAGTAAGGGAGGCGTGCCCTGTTCTCCTTCATGCTCACCATCTTGTAAACAAGAGACTTCCCTAGGAAGTCGATCTGCCTCTGAAACATAAACCAACAACATCCCGGGCAGTCAGCAGGGATAGACAACTAAAACAATCTGCACAATCAAGTATTAAGTCATGTCATCCAAAGTCTTCCTACTTACATCAGTCAGTCCAGAAACCTTCTCCCCATTGTAGTCCCGGAGGTAGTGCATCGCATATATCCAGCTTTCCTCCCTAGTCACACAGTCAGCATCATGTACGACACAAGTAACCGAACAAATGGGAGTCCATCGAGACAAAAAAATTACATGTCGCAGCTGCGGTGCATGCCAGTGCTGAATTGCAATGTCCACCCTGCAGTTGACACCCTAACAGCAGGAATGCACTCGTGGATGCAACGTCTCAAATTAGATATCACCCTTGTTGCGTTCGCCGTGTGCTTATCTTCCATTTCGTGAGGCAACTCGTCCGTCTCTACTGGGTCCATTACAAGACACTTCTTTTTCTGAAGATCAATGGCATACACTGCCTAGCTATCCCGATGCTTCAGTATCAGCATCACCTGCGCCGGTTGTTGTTTTGCATACAAAGTTCGAatcaaaaaaagttcaccaaactTGGCAGCAGAGTTAGAGGCTTATGCCAGCTAAACCATAAAAGGTCCAAGATCTCACATTCTGGCAGGCCTCAATCCTCACTCCAGTGTGCTCTTCGGTTATCATTGTTGCAATTTCACCGAAGTCAAGCTCCGATGCTCTTTCTACCTCCATTAGCCGGTCCTGTGAATAGATTATTTTTTCATGATTCATGTTAGTTCCTCAACTTTTCTTCTAACTCGAATGCACATGCTAACAAGCATTAAATCTGTTTCACTTACTTCAAGCCTGAAATCTGGTATCATCCTGAAGCGTTCCGGCAAACCAGCAAATAGAATTGTCTCCTCCTTCCTCACCAGccaccacatattcaccatgtGATCAACATCAGGGTCCCCATCACGATCGAAGTAAATCTGGATCTGGGTCCCTGTCAGGTTGGTCCTGTCCGGGTGTGGGTGACAATACCATTTCCTGCCATGTTTCACCATTTTATAATTTTGATTAGACTACAGTCTTCAGACCACTCCGGGACCGAATTTTTATAAACAGTTTATGTGCATTTTTTATTTACCTTGCCAACTCCATGGATGAGCACCTGTTCATCTTATCATGCCAGCCCATTACATCTCATCCTATAGGTTCATCGGGGTGCAGTCCCAGTCTCCCAGGGTACTTCTCTCTAACCTCATCCTTGGGTTTGATGAACATACAGAGATGTGACGGAACTTGAGCTGTGTATGGTGACAATTAGCCCGATGACCGAGAACTAAATTTTGCAATATTCAGACTTCATTTCAGAAATAGGAAAAAGAGCAAGAGGATGCTACGACACGCACCTTCTGTTTCCCACACCGGAGCATGCTGCCTGCCCTCAGAAATCATTGGTCCACCTGCAAGAACACACACACATAATGCAAGAGTCAGTCATCTTCACACCCAGACCACACTTAATTTTTTTAATAAGGCGATGCTAATTTTTGCACAGTCCGTCCTGGTGTGGGAGTCAAGATGATTATGGTTCCTTTACCTCCAGCCATTGCTCTACGGATCGCCTCCataacgggatcctctggcaccaCAGCCTCTTTTCCTTTGTCATCTGGAAAAAGTCAGAAATAAAACAATTAGTTTTAAATAAACTCCTAACAAAGCTGATGCAACACCCACATCAAGTGCATTTAACTAATCTCGGGGGGCTTACGTTTTCATATGTGTTGTACGGCCCCACTTGCTGATGGCCCACCAACGGTAGCACTGCTGGACAACGGCTCAACAGGGACAGCCTGGTCACCATGGCCTTCGTGCCCGACCGCTCGTGTGTTTGATTTGTTGCCGATGTCCGGTGTCGATCGTGACACAATGTCAGACAAAAACCTCACCTTCTTTGGCCAAGGATCTTCGCCTTCTTCGGCTGGTCTCTTTCGATCTCCTCCAGGATGTCCTGCCGATGCAGCCGTACCGCCCAACACTCTCAGCAGAGCAAGTGTCCCCATCCCCGTGACCACCATCATACTTGATCCATAAGCAGGCACTGTTAATTTTTTCCAAAATTAGGTTAGTCAACTACCGGGGCACAAAAAGCTCTCAAAACATGCAACAACCAATACAGTTGTCCATACGGCCAATGCGTTTTGTTTTTTCGTACCTTCCACTGTTGATACCAGAGTAGCAACAGCGCCTTTGCATGCAGAAACTGCCAGGGGGTCCTCAGCTAGATCATTGGCGTCAACCTCTGTGTTGAGAACAAACACGATATCAGATCTTTTTCTCTGGAAATTGCAAGCACTATAAAGGGTGCCACGACTTGTTGTCACCTTTTTTTCTAGTTTCCGTTCCAATTCTCGCGCGTACGCCTCATCATTTGATAAATGACTGCCACACTCCCAGCTTGGTGCTTTTGCAGCCAACCCTTCAGGACCAACGCTTACCTTGCCTGCAACAAAATTATTACATTTTTTTAGAACAATTGATATTACCACAATATCAGTCAAATTCCCTTCTTCGTTTTTTCAATTTTTACAGATTCTCTTTTACTAACCCAGGGATGCAAACATTGAACGCAGGCAGAATGCAATGTCCTCATCATGCAGGGCAACCTCGTCATCACTTTCAGCAGCAATACTTGGAACAAGGGCTGGCAGCGCCATCGTCGATGCAATGGCAACGCTGCTTGCACACGCATCAGCTTGATCAGCTGGGTTGACAAAGCGTGTAGCCTCTACGCCAACCCACGCCTTTGCACTCCAAGGAATATGAAAACGGCTATCGCCTGCCTCCCCACCAGCAATCGCAACTGCAAGCAAACGTCAACCCCAATCAAATTCATGGTCATGCACTCTACAGCCTACATTCCAGAAATTCAAAGAATGGAGCTCCTCGGTTGCGGAATCATTTACCTGATCCAGATGGTTCTCTGCGAGAAGATCCAGCACCAGAACCTACATCAGTGCCAACAAGTGAGATGTTGCCTCCTCGGTCTGCAATTTTTGGAACTTTTTCCTATCAGCTATCAGTGCACTCATAGTTCTACATATCGAATATTTTGTTAATAATGCGACCGCCCCACACCGCCCCACACTGCTTCGTGCGCCATGCTAACAGCATTAGGGTACAGCTTGCTTCCAAAATAATACTGTAGTTTCTTCTTTTGATCATCAACCTACATGATTATACTCTCCACAACCGAGCTCCTGTTTTCTTCAATTGTCTCTGCTGCAACCCTGACCATAGCATCCATAAGCATTGGCATGACATGGTCTTCGATCATAGCCATTATGTTATCCTTTCCCCTGCAGTTATATCAGAACATTAAACATGTCAGAATAGACCATCACCTAAATAGATCAGAGTGCATTGGTCTGCATAAACATATTTACCAGGTTGCTCACCTCTCCAACTTCGACCATGCTGGATGTTGCATCTTCACCCACTCTCGCTGCCATCATCGGGAGCCACCTCATAGGAAGCCCACCCATGCTCCCCTA is from Triticum aestivum cultivar Chinese Spring chromosome 3A, IWGSC CS RefSeq v2.1, whole genome shotgun sequence and encodes:
- the LOC123061114 gene encoding uncharacterized protein isoform X1, with protein sequence MQRPYATPRAFRLTSPAPTTRHCLEPGPLSRHARTGTSLTVPKDSVVNRPSPMVAVAKKTTPPRQMTAVDYSNYITNRYPTMSSQTIAVLLREQNARAVRHLTTASGCTCCTARGFSDCPVRPQTLDEESASCREKRKFALPGATHSAQASYHTPKYRKLSGLKLDLSDCEVESPPQRSGVRKGSMQTEPTRKPGHHVATSSHNKDKHHGRSDAICNAIQQYAICIAEAVKDIYVDSIQENQTGVFFSISTAELPKRKYVSSRSYAGNPWFKGRPVVPPKTDIADLLEAYLPSLPDNQLAQNWIVHGTPREIRIRGVEIQLQIISNSMLNHELGSILIHQLMQMDSEANLDTPCLTHRHILECDFSIRMHHASNVFGSFLISLRSPFCFATCINHNGLLNCFNCSFFADLSPCRKFKYF
- the LOC123061114 gene encoding uncharacterized protein isoform X3 encodes the protein MIQKLKLKLSAWAMSKVDVTQRAFVINPKIILPFKPADVAKVFEIPCGNRDVRGPDGNINEESVSFIKKTLGMDQSAAHSLRVAEEFLMRNITEESSKLEKDCFLIAFVIFVMGHLLDPSSKHDYKSINSWGAIANTEEIAQFNWCEYVLQALLDAVTKLKVDMDNGVTTANLTGCHLFLQVFLLDNLDLGIFNLKHDVFPWVKMFDQDTLRRMTIMASDAGVPEPSFASSMLRDAATVCYSQSVQTDKPRTDNPPLSRTWSPLPPCAHRHLPYCTEGQCSQSPISNGRSCQEDHAPKANDRC